The following coding sequences are from one Methanococcoides orientis window:
- the mfnA gene encoding tyrosine decarboxylase MfnA translates to MEETGIGRDEILSILKNAKSADTSYDRVLSSMCTYPHEIAVLAHTQFIEANMGDPGLFPGTYNLEKEVLKMFGSLLHHNNNPEECGYLTTGGTESNIQAIRSMVNSRRDIKKPNVVMPESAHFSFDKVADLSGIEIRKASLDHFLKVDLGSVKSLVDENTIGLVGIAGTTEFGQIDPIEHLSEIALEKSLFLHVDAAFGGFVLPFMDLDYHYDFEVEGVTSMTIDPHKMGLSTIPSGGLLFRETEYLNDLEIHTPYLSINKQYSLTGTRSGAAVASTYAVMKHLGREGYRKVIDQCMEQTEKIVEGGKALGIEPVIDPVMNVVALQVPDADNIRKRLLDEFGWHVSITRNPRALRLVIMPHINNSAIELFLNDLEKLI, encoded by the coding sequence ATGGAAGAAACCGGAATAGGCAGAGATGAGATACTCTCGATTTTAAAAAACGCGAAATCAGCAGATACTAGTTATGATCGTGTTCTAAGTTCTATGTGTACTTATCCACATGAAATTGCAGTTTTAGCACATACACAATTCATTGAAGCTAATATGGGAGATCCTGGTCTTTTCCCTGGAACTTATAATCTGGAAAAAGAAGTGCTCAAAATGTTCGGTTCTCTTTTACACCATAACAATAATCCTGAAGAATGTGGTTATTTGACAACTGGTGGAACCGAATCTAATATACAGGCAATAAGATCCATGGTTAATTCCCGTCGTGATATTAAAAAACCAAATGTTGTAATGCCGGAATCTGCACATTTTTCTTTTGACAAGGTTGCAGACCTTTCAGGAATAGAAATAAGGAAAGCTTCACTTGATCATTTTCTGAAAGTTGATCTCGGATCAGTGAAGTCACTTGTCGATGAGAATACAATAGGTCTTGTTGGTATAGCCGGAACAACAGAATTTGGTCAGATAGATCCTATTGAACATCTCTCAGAGATCGCTCTTGAGAAAAGTCTTTTTTTGCATGTTGATGCTGCATTTGGTGGTTTTGTGCTTCCATTTATGGATCTGGATTATCATTATGATTTTGAAGTTGAAGGTGTAACTTCAATGACAATTGATCCTCATAAGATGGGATTGAGCACCATTCCTTCAGGCGGATTGCTGTTCCGTGAAACTGAATATTTGAATGATCTTGAGATACACACTCCTTATTTGAGCATCAATAAACAATATTCTCTCACAGGTACCAGAAGTGGTGCAGCAGTAGCTTCAACATATGCTGTTATGAAGCATCTTGGAAGAGAAGGTTACAGGAAGGTGATAGATCAATGCATGGAACAAACAGAGAAAATTGTTGAAGGTGGTAAAGCACTTGGAATCGAACCTGTCATTGATCCTGTCATGAATGTTGTAGCTCTACAGGTTCCAGATGCTGATAATATAAGAAAGAGATTACTTGATGAATTCGGCTGGCATGTTTCAATAACACGAAACCCCCGAGCTCTGCGTCTGGTGATCATGCCTCATATTAATAATAGTGCGATCGAACTTTTCCTGAATGATCTTGAAAAACTGATCTGA
- a CDS encoding ORC1-type DNA replication protein — protein MENKSLDGLFEDLLQNESLFKNKEVLRPSYTPASLPHRTEQVNTLATILVSALRGDTPSNILIYGKTGTGKTAVARYVGIELERKSDDISIDCSVLYLNCEVIDTQYRLLANLAKHFGEDIPMTGWPTDQVFTKFKEAIDSKKQVIIIILDEIDKLVKKGDDVLYNLSRINTDLKNAKVSMIGISNDLKFTEFLDPRVKSSLGEEEIIFPPYDAEQISDILRQRASIAYKEEVLDEMVIPLCSAFAAQEHGDARRALDLLRVAGELAERENETNVGEVHVRMAQEKIEIDRIVEVVRTLPTQSKLALYSVMLLRNNGHRNVTTGEVYNVYRQLCVSVDMDILTQRRVTDLISELDMLGILNAVVVSKGRYGRTKEIVLSVPIESTRRVLLEDYRLGMLAGFKPVITAQMHL, from the coding sequence ATGGAGAACAAATCATTAGATGGATTATTTGAGGACTTATTACAAAATGAATCTCTTTTTAAGAACAAAGAAGTTTTAAGACCTTCATATACACCAGCATCCCTTCCTCACAGAACTGAACAGGTCAACACTCTTGCTACCATTCTTGTTTCAGCGCTTAGGGGAGATACACCATCAAATATTCTTATCTATGGAAAAACCGGTACTGGTAAAACAGCTGTTGCTCGTTATGTTGGTATTGAGCTTGAAAGAAAAAGTGACGATATCAGTATTGATTGTTCAGTCCTGTATCTAAACTGTGAGGTCATTGATACCCAGTACAGGCTCCTTGCAAATCTTGCCAAGCATTTTGGTGAAGACATCCCTATGACCGGCTGGCCTACTGATCAGGTGTTCACAAAGTTCAAAGAAGCTATTGATTCAAAAAAGCAGGTTATCATAATTATTCTTGATGAGATCGATAAACTTGTCAAGAAAGGTGATGATGTTTTGTACAATCTTTCTCGTATCAATACTGACCTTAAAAATGCAAAGGTCAGTATGATCGGTATTTCAAATGACCTGAAATTTACGGAATTCCTTGATCCAAGGGTAAAAAGTTCCCTTGGAGAAGAAGAGATCATCTTCCCTCCTTATGATGCTGAACAGATCAGTGATATCCTGAGGCAAAGAGCATCCATTGCATACAAAGAAGAGGTGCTTGATGAAATGGTAATTCCTCTGTGTTCTGCCTTTGCAGCCCAGGAACATGGTGATGCAAGGCGTGCACTTGACCTTCTGAGAGTTGCCGGCGAACTTGCTGAGCGTGAGAACGAAACAAATGTTGGTGAAGTTCACGTTAGAATGGCTCAGGAAAAGATCGAGATCGATCGTATCGTTGAAGTTGTCAGGACTTTACCCACACAGTCAAAGTTAGCTCTCTATAGTGTCATGCTTTTGAGGAATAACGGACACAGGAACGTCACTACAGGTGAAGTGTACAACGTTTATCGTCAGTTATGCGTGAGTGTTGATATGGATATCCTGACACAGCGAAGGGTCACTGACCTTATCTCAGAATTAGATATGCTGGGTATTCTTAATGCAGTGGTTGTAAGCAAGGGACGCTATGGAAGAACAAAAGAGATCGTTCTGAGCGTACCTATCGAAAGCACACGCCGTGTCCTGCTTGAGGATTACAGACTGGGAATGCTTGCAGGTTTCAAACCGGTGATAACAGCACAGATGCATCTTTGA
- a CDS encoding signal peptidase I yields the protein MDIKASFHTFRTSDKFWISLSRDIVSVILAVLAFAVISQALFGMWTPMVAVESGSMEPHMKIGDIIFIENIERTQIITNQDAAPNYISFEKEGDVILYRPYGQEGVTPIIHRAMYFVEAGDSMWEGGPIAPHSGYITKGDNERTNMYYDQQGQISYLQPVKEEWVIGIARYRIPYAGHLRLLLS from the coding sequence ATGGACATAAAAGCCTCATTCCATACATTCAGAACGAGTGATAAATTCTGGATATCCCTCTCAAGGGACATTGTTTCTGTTATTTTGGCCGTTCTGGCATTTGCAGTCATTTCCCAGGCGTTATTTGGGATGTGGACACCTATGGTTGCTGTTGAATCCGGAAGTATGGAACCTCATATGAAGATCGGGGATATAATTTTCATTGAAAACATAGAGAGGACACAGATAATAACCAATCAGGATGCTGCTCCAAATTACATATCCTTCGAAAAAGAAGGTGACGTTATACTTTACCGCCCTTACGGACAGGAAGGTGTCACCCCGATCATACACAGGGCCATGTACTTTGTTGAAGCCGGGGACAGTATGTGGGAAGGCGGTCCAATTGCACCACATAGTGGTTACATCACTAAAGGTGATAACGAAAGGACAAACATGTACTATGACCAGCAAGGTCAGATAAGTTATCTTCAACCTGTAAAGGAAGAATGGGTCATTGGAATTGCGAGATACAGGATACCATATGCAGGCCATCTCAGGCTTTTGCTTTCATGA